In Suricata suricatta isolate VVHF042 chromosome 14, meerkat_22Aug2017_6uvM2_HiC, whole genome shotgun sequence, one DNA window encodes the following:
- the DYNLL1 gene encoding dynein light chain 1, cytoplasmic has product MCDRKAVIKNADMSEEMQQDSVECATQALEKYNIEKDIAAHIKKEFDKKYNPTWHCIVGRNFGSYVTHETKHFIYFYLGQVAILLFKSG; this is encoded by the exons ATGTGTGATCGAAAGGCCGTGATCAAAAATGCCGACATGTCGGAGGAGATGCAACAGGACTCGGTGGAGTGTGCGACTCAGGCATTGGAGAAATACAACATAGAGAAGGACATTGCGGCCCATATTAAGAAG gaGTTTGACAAGAAGTACAACCCCACCTGGCACTGCATCGTGGGGAGGAACTTCGGTAGTTATGTGACACATGAAACCAAACACTTCATCTACTTCTACCTGGGCCAGGTGGCCATTCTTCTGTTCAAATCTGGTTAA